From Aerosticca soli, a single genomic window includes:
- a CDS encoding class I SAM-dependent rRNA methyltransferase, whose translation METPPASPPVIRLATERAPGHPWIWSAQVRKPEQRLPPGSVVEVQDAQGRFVGRGFWNGHARIALRLLSRDPDEAIDASWIAARIARAVALRRELLRLDAESDAWRVVHSEGDDLSGLIVDRYADVLVVEYFAAGMWKFREAIHAALLQHFPGARLYGFAESHVQKQESFDCRAAEPPAPVAVHEHGLTFHAAPGSGHKTGFFADQRDNRRRFAELAKGRRVLDLCCNAGGFAVHAMAAGAREAVGVDMDAGILDIARANAAANHVAVDFQQADLFDWLRNAVARGEQYDAVVLDPPKLTRDRHKVLEALKKYFAMNRLALDVIPPGGLLLTCSCTGLVGEADFLEMLRRVAANAGRTIQILEVRGAGADHPVRADVPEGRYLKAVFCRVD comes from the coding sequence ATGGAAACCCCGCCCGCTTCGCCGCCGGTGATCCGGCTCGCCACCGAGCGCGCGCCCGGACATCCGTGGATCTGGTCCGCGCAGGTGCGCAAGCCCGAGCAGCGCCTGCCGCCGGGCAGCGTGGTCGAGGTGCAGGACGCCCAGGGCCGCTTCGTCGGCCGCGGCTTCTGGAACGGCCACGCGCGCATCGCGCTGCGCCTGCTCAGCCGCGATCCGGACGAAGCCATCGATGCGAGCTGGATCGCCGCGCGCATCGCCAGGGCGGTCGCGCTGCGCCGCGAGCTGCTGCGCCTCGATGCCGAGAGCGATGCCTGGCGGGTGGTGCACAGCGAGGGCGACGATCTGTCCGGGCTCATCGTCGACCGCTATGCCGACGTGCTGGTGGTCGAATACTTCGCCGCCGGCATGTGGAAGTTCCGCGAGGCGATCCACGCCGCGCTGCTGCAACACTTCCCCGGTGCGCGGCTGTACGGGTTCGCCGAGAGCCACGTGCAGAAGCAGGAATCCTTCGACTGCCGCGCCGCCGAGCCGCCCGCGCCGGTCGCGGTACACGAGCACGGCCTGACCTTCCACGCGGCGCCGGGCTCGGGCCACAAGACCGGCTTTTTCGCCGACCAGCGCGACAACCGCCGCCGCTTCGCCGAACTGGCGAAAGGCCGGCGCGTGCTCGACCTGTGCTGCAACGCCGGCGGCTTCGCCGTGCACGCGATGGCCGCTGGCGCGCGCGAAGCCGTCGGCGTGGACATGGACGCCGGCATCCTGGACATCGCCCGCGCCAACGCCGCCGCGAACCATGTGGCGGTGGACTTCCAGCAAGCCGACCTGTTCGACTGGCTGCGCAACGCGGTGGCGCGCGGCGAGCAGTACGACGCGGTGGTGCTCGATCCGCCCAAGCTCACCCGCGACCGCCACAAGGTGCTCGAGGCGCTCAAGAAATACTTCGCGATGAACCGCCTCGCGCTCGACGTGATCCCGCCCGGCGGCCTGCTGCTGACCTGCTCGTGCACCGGCCTGGTCGGCGAGGCGGATTTTCTCGAGATGCTGCGTCGCGTGGCGGCCAACGCCGGCCGCACGATCCAGATCCTGGAAGTGCGCGGCGCCGGCGCCGACCATCCGGTGCGCGCCGACGTGCCCGAAGGGCGCTACCTGAAGGCGGTGTTCTGCCGGGTCGATTGA
- a CDS encoding serine/threonine protein kinase produces the protein MPRPPAGDAPAFDAAKARPASTHAPYADLTPDRVLDAVAACGLMPDGRLFALNSYENRVWQVGLEDAAPVVVKFYRPGRWSDAAILEEHAFAGELAGAELPVVAPLAFAGRTLLHHAGYRYAIAPRHGGRAPTLESVEELAWLGRLIARIHAVGARAPFLHRGAIDRATLVERPSRAVLASPLLPAALRDRYRAAVARLDEAIAAREATVGTVRRLRLHGDCHPGNVLWTDAGPHFVDLDDARMGPAVQDLWMLAHDERAMHGLLDGYTSMRDFDPAELALIPALRAMRQVHHAGWIAARWNDPAFPAAFPFAAEPSWWEQHVADLGELAEALG, from the coding sequence ATGCCACGGCCGCCGGCCGGCGACGCGCCCGCGTTTGACGCAGCGAAAGCCCGGCCGGCGAGCACGCACGCGCCCTATGCCGACCTCACTCCCGATCGCGTGCTCGACGCCGTGGCCGCCTGCGGGCTGATGCCCGACGGCCGGCTGTTCGCGCTCAACAGCTACGAGAACCGGGTCTGGCAAGTGGGGCTGGAAGACGCCGCGCCGGTGGTGGTCAAGTTCTACCGGCCGGGCCGCTGGAGCGACGCGGCGATCCTGGAGGAACACGCCTTCGCCGGCGAGCTTGCCGGGGCCGAACTGCCAGTGGTGGCGCCGCTCGCCTTCGCCGGCCGCACCCTGCTGCACCACGCCGGTTACCGCTACGCGATCGCGCCGCGCCACGGCGGCCGCGCGCCGACGCTGGAATCGGTCGAGGAGCTCGCCTGGCTCGGCCGGCTGATCGCGCGTATCCACGCGGTCGGTGCGCGTGCGCCATTCCTGCATCGCGGCGCGATCGACCGCGCCACCCTGGTCGAGCGCCCTTCCCGGGCCGTCCTCGCCTCGCCCCTGCTGCCCGCGGCGCTGCGTGACCGCTACCGGGCGGCCGTCGCGCGCCTGGACGAGGCGATCGCCGCACGCGAGGCCACGGTCGGCACGGTGCGCAGGCTGCGCTTGCATGGCGACTGCCATCCCGGCAACGTGCTGTGGACCGACGCGGGACCGCACTTCGTCGACCTCGACGACGCGCGCATGGGCCCGGCGGTGCAGGACCTGTGGATGCTGGCCCACGACGAGCGCGCCATGCATGGACTGCTGGACGGCTATACGTCCATGCGCGACTTCGACCCCGCCGAGCTGGCGCTGATTCCCGCCCTGCGCGCGATGCGCCAGGTGCACCATGCCGGCTGGATCGCCGCGCGCTGGAACGATCCGGCCTTTCCCGCCGCCTTTCCGTTCGCGGCCGAGCCGTCGTGGTGGGAGCAGCACGTGGCCGACCTCGGCGAGCTCGCCGAGGCGCTCGGCTGA
- a CDS encoding hotdog fold thioesterase, with protein MAIWKQDTSLERLNGWSRDTLMETLDIRITAVGEDWLAGTMPVDRRTHQPYGLLHGGASVALAETLGSFAALLTLDPEEEMAVGLEINANHVRGVRAGTVTGTARVLHLGRRTQVWDIRIENEQGALVCASRLTMAVVPATHARR; from the coding sequence ATGGCGATCTGGAAGCAGGACACCTCTCTCGAGCGGCTCAACGGCTGGAGCCGCGACACCCTGATGGAAACGCTGGACATCCGCATCACCGCCGTGGGCGAGGACTGGCTGGCCGGCACCATGCCGGTGGACCGGCGCACCCATCAACCCTACGGCCTGCTGCACGGCGGCGCCTCGGTGGCGCTGGCCGAGACGCTCGGCAGCTTCGCCGCGCTGCTCACCCTCGATCCCGAGGAGGAAATGGCGGTGGGGCTCGAGATCAACGCCAACCACGTGCGCGGGGTGCGTGCCGGCACGGTGACCGGCACCGCGCGCGTGCTGCACCTGGGCCGGCGCACGCAGGTCTGGGACATCCGCATCGAGAACGAGCAGGGCGCGCTGGTGTGCGCCTCGCGCCTGACCATGGCCGTGGTCCCGGCCACCCACGCGCGGCGCTGA
- a CDS encoding 2Fe-2S iron-sulfur cluster-binding protein — translation MFDVTLHGSGRRFAVAAGETVLEAAQRAGIALPYSCRAGTCGSCKATLREGRCRYPHQPPLALDAAERAHHAILLCQAVPCSDLVIEAREVPSVEEIARRRLMVTVAAKQVLAPAVVGLVLVPAPGETPLRWLPGQYLDVLLADGRRRSFSIANAPRGDGAIELHVRHVAGGGFTGWVAEGLAVGDRLHVEGPLGTFVPREDSERPLLFVAGGTGFAPIKAIIEHFLALGTRRPIDLYWGARSLADLYLRDLARSWVRPEPPLRFHPVLSDPAEAAATGVRAGLVHQAVLEDWPDLAGHDVYMSGPPAMIDAARHAFLAAGLPESRLYFDSFEYAPDALAHILAARAGIRAQRA, via the coding sequence GTGTTCGACGTCACCCTCCATGGCTCGGGTCGCCGCTTTGCGGTGGCCGCCGGCGAAACCGTGCTCGAGGCCGCCCAGCGCGCCGGCATCGCGCTGCCGTATTCGTGCCGCGCCGGTACCTGCGGCAGTTGCAAGGCGACCCTGCGCGAAGGACGCTGCCGTTATCCACATCAGCCGCCGCTGGCGCTGGATGCGGCCGAGCGCGCGCACCACGCGATCCTGCTCTGCCAGGCGGTGCCGTGCAGCGATCTGGTCATCGAGGCGCGCGAAGTGCCTTCGGTGGAGGAGATCGCGCGCCGGCGGCTGATGGTAACGGTGGCGGCCAAGCAGGTGCTGGCGCCGGCGGTGGTCGGGCTGGTCCTCGTCCCGGCGCCGGGCGAGACGCCGCTACGCTGGCTGCCGGGGCAGTATCTGGACGTGCTGCTTGCCGACGGCCGGCGGCGCTCGTTCTCGATCGCCAACGCCCCGCGCGGCGACGGCGCGATCGAGCTGCATGTGCGCCACGTCGCCGGCGGCGGCTTCACCGGCTGGGTGGCCGAAGGGCTCGCCGTGGGCGACCGGCTGCACGTCGAAGGCCCGCTCGGCACCTTCGTTCCGCGCGAAGATTCCGAGCGCCCGCTGCTGTTCGTCGCCGGCGGCACCGGCTTCGCGCCGATCAAGGCGATCATCGAGCACTTCCTGGCGCTGGGCACGCGCCGGCCCATCGATCTCTATTGGGGCGCGCGCAGCCTGGCCGACCTCTACCTGCGCGACCTGGCACGCTCCTGGGTCCGGCCCGAGCCGCCGCTGCGCTTTCATCCGGTGCTGTCCGATCCCGCCGAGGCCGCGGCCACCGGCGTGCGTGCGGGGCTGGTGCACCAGGCGGTGCTCGAGGACTGGCCCGATCTGGCCGGCCACGACGTCTACATGAGCGGCCCGCCGGCGATGATCGATGCCGCGCGGCATGCCTTCCTCGCCGCCGGCCTGCCCGAGTCGCGGCTGTATTTCGACTCCTTCGAGTACGCTCCCGACGCGCTGGCGCACATACTCGCCGCCCGCGCCGGCATCCGCGCGCAGCGGGCCTGA
- a CDS encoding rhodanese-like domain-containing protein: protein MNDVLHKLPAFLGNHLALAALFVLILLGLIVTEVMLKLRKYKTLTPAGLTLLINREQPLLIDLSARADYEKAHLPGVRHVLPSQFDPEHKDLAKAKELPVVLIDRDGRGLDKPAQRLIKAGFSRVYVLEGGTLAWQQAQLPVAKGGK from the coding sequence ATGAACGACGTTCTGCACAAGCTCCCTGCCTTCCTGGGCAACCACCTGGCGCTGGCGGCGCTGTTCGTGCTGATCCTGCTCGGGCTCATCGTCACCGAGGTCATGCTCAAGCTGCGCAAGTACAAGACGCTGACGCCGGCGGGCCTGACCCTGCTCATCAACCGCGAGCAGCCGCTGCTGATCGATCTCTCCGCGCGCGCCGACTACGAGAAGGCCCACCTGCCCGGCGTGCGTCACGTGCTGCCCAGCCAGTTCGACCCGGAGCACAAGGACCTGGCCAAGGCCAAGGAACTGCCGGTGGTGCTGATCGACCGCGACGGTCGCGGGCTGGACAAGCCGGCCCAGCGCCTGATCAAGGCCGGCTTCAGCCGGGTCTACGTGCTCGAGGGCGGCACGCTCGCCTGGCAGCAGGCGCAGCTGCCGGTCGCCAAGGGCGGCAAGTAG
- a CDS encoding glucose 1-dehydrogenase, whose product MPRVKDKIILVTGAAMGMGQSHSELLAAEGARVFVADLNIALGEAVAEGIRQRGGQAEFLKLDVTQEADWNTAVARIIERAGRIDVLVNNAGILISKPVQDTTNEDWDRIFAVNVRGTFLGTRAVIPHMRQAGRGNIINISSIYGLVGAPNACAYEASKGAVRLFTKACAADLAPFGIRVNSIHPGVIETPMTREALADKAHLEQLLGPTLLKRPAKPIEVSQAVLFLASDESSFVHGAELVVDGGYTAN is encoded by the coding sequence ATGCCACGCGTCAAAGACAAAATAATCCTGGTCACCGGTGCCGCCATGGGCATGGGCCAGTCGCACAGCGAGCTGCTCGCCGCCGAGGGCGCGCGGGTGTTCGTCGCCGACCTGAATATCGCCCTGGGCGAGGCGGTGGCCGAAGGTATCCGGCAACGCGGCGGCCAGGCCGAGTTCCTGAAGCTCGACGTAACTCAGGAGGCCGACTGGAACACCGCGGTGGCAAGGATCATCGAACGCGCCGGGCGCATCGACGTCTTGGTCAACAACGCCGGCATCCTCATCAGCAAGCCGGTGCAGGACACCACCAACGAGGACTGGGACCGCATCTTCGCGGTCAACGTGCGCGGCACCTTCCTCGGCACCCGCGCGGTGATACCGCACATGCGCCAGGCGGGCCGCGGCAACATCATCAACATCTCCTCGATCTACGGCCTGGTCGGCGCGCCCAACGCCTGCGCCTACGAGGCTTCCAAGGGCGCGGTGCGCCTGTTCACCAAGGCCTGCGCGGCCGATCTCGCGCCATTCGGCATCCGCGTCAACTCGATCCACCCGGGCGTGATCGAGACGCCGATGACGCGCGAGGCGCTGGCCGACAAGGCGCACCTCGAGCAACTGCTCGGCCCCACCCTGCTCAAGCGTCCGGCCAAGCCGATCGAGGTCTCGCAGGCGGTGCTGTTCCTGGCCTCGGACGAATCCTCCTTCGTGCACGGCGCCGAGCTGGTGGTCGACGGCGGCTACACCGCCAACTGA
- a CDS encoding YiiD C-terminal domain-containing protein, with protein MHAHPSAQALVDFIRDEIPLARAMDVRLYHCGEGVLSLAAPLAPNVNDKGCAFGGSLVSLMTLAGWGLVELALRNRSLACDVFVADSSVRYLAPVWQDFRAEARVAEEASWPAFFAALDERGRASLPVLVQVPGEDAPAATLQARFAARRRG; from the coding sequence ATGCACGCCCACCCTTCCGCACAGGCCCTGGTCGACTTCATCCGCGACGAGATTCCGCTCGCGCGTGCCATGGACGTGCGCCTCTACCACTGCGGCGAGGGTGTCCTGAGCCTGGCCGCGCCGCTCGCACCCAACGTCAACGACAAGGGCTGCGCCTTCGGCGGCAGCCTGGTCAGCCTGATGACGCTGGCCGGCTGGGGGCTGGTGGAGCTTGCGCTGCGGAACCGTTCGCTGGCTTGCGACGTGTTCGTCGCCGATTCGTCGGTGCGCTATCTGGCGCCGGTGTGGCAGGACTTCCGCGCCGAGGCGCGGGTGGCCGAGGAAGCGTCGTGGCCGGCGTTCTTCGCCGCCCTGGACGAACGCGGCCGCGCCAGCCTGCCCGTCCTCGTGCAGGTGCCGGGCGAGGACGCTCCGGCGGCCACGCTCCAGGCGCGCTTCGCCGCCAGGCGGCGCGGCTGA
- a CDS encoding uroporphyrinogen-III synthase yields the protein MDPAADDPDRLDLRGRTIVITRPVGTAAGLVRKVRAAGGIPVRLPGLALRPSADPAAREALRMALAADLVVFTSPAAVRYAARLEPLRLRGAAYAVGAGTAQALARHGIAARVPTRQDSEGLLELLPVASLRGKRTALVGAAGGRGLLRERLLSAGGGLAEAVVYRRLPARLDRRHLDPLARLPADARVLVSSAEALANLQHSLPAPLWRRLCAAVAVASSARLAAIAREAGFARVVIAASARPDALLAAAAR from the coding sequence ATGGACCCGGCTGCCGACGACCCCGATCGCCTCGACCTGCGCGGCCGCACGATCGTCATCACCCGTCCGGTCGGGACCGCCGCCGGGCTCGTCCGCAAGGTGCGCGCCGCCGGCGGCATCCCCGTGCGGCTGCCGGGGCTCGCGCTGCGTCCGTCGGCCGATCCTGCGGCGCGCGAGGCCTTGCGCATGGCGCTGGCGGCCGACCTCGTCGTATTCACCAGCCCGGCGGCGGTGCGCTATGCCGCCCGGCTGGAGCCCCTGCGCCTGCGCGGCGCGGCCTATGCCGTCGGCGCCGGCACCGCGCAGGCGCTCGCCCGCCACGGCATCGCCGCCCGCGTGCCGACACGGCAGGACAGCGAAGGGCTGCTGGAGCTGCTGCCGGTCGCGTCCTTGCGTGGAAAACGCACGGCACTGGTGGGTGCGGCCGGCGGTCGCGGCTTGCTGCGCGAGCGGCTGCTGAGCGCCGGCGGCGGCCTTGCCGAGGCGGTGGTCTATCGGCGTCTGCCGGCACGGCTGGATCGGCGACACCTCGACCCGCTGGCCCGCCTGCCGGCCGACGCACGCGTGCTGGTTTCCAGCGCCGAGGCCCTGGCCAACCTGCAGCACTCGCTGCCGGCGCCGCTCTGGCGCCGGCTCTGCGCTGCGGTGGCGGTGGCGAGCAGCGCGCGCCTGGCCGCGATCGCGCGTGAAGCCGGCTTCGCACGCGTGGTGATCGCCGCCTCGGCGCGACCGGACGCCCTGCTCGCCGCCGCCGCGCGCTGA
- a CDS encoding uroporphyrinogen-III C-methyltransferase, which yields MSSDQPQDPASSQSSDTRPPPARETVSRGGSLAWALLLSLLALLGAGYVGWRQWQQGREAALARMHLAALDARLKTLEHGLKDRGAEDVDTRDRLLRLEQAVQPLRESLSGQETRLRNLEDAVARLAQKSLSAHDTLLLDEAESLLRLGEQRYALFHDAQGAATAYALADQALAAVNDGAYSGVRRSLAAERQALLASRPADLETGVATLGRLRDSVATWPLKPALPADKRGHDDGAWARLLHALGGVLSVRRDDGTPLAATDTTLARELVALDLAQAQAALLAHDTPGAAAALRRVAAALARFDDADPGVQAAREAVTALLAQLAPAPPVRLGGALAELRNLRAVHALQQAAPAPAASTGTPP from the coding sequence ATGAGTTCTGATCAGCCTCAAGATCCCGCCTCCAGCCAGTCGTCCGACACGCGGCCGCCGCCTGCCCGCGAGACGGTTTCCCGTGGCGGCAGCCTGGCCTGGGCCCTCTTGCTGTCGCTACTCGCGCTGCTCGGCGCCGGTTATGTCGGCTGGCGGCAATGGCAGCAGGGCCGCGAGGCGGCGCTTGCCCGCATGCATCTGGCTGCGCTCGATGCACGGCTGAAAACGCTCGAACACGGCCTCAAGGATCGTGGTGCGGAAGACGTCGACACCCGCGACCGTCTCCTCCGCCTCGAACAGGCCGTACAGCCGCTGCGCGAGAGCCTTTCCGGCCAGGAAACCCGGCTGCGCAACCTCGAGGACGCGGTCGCCCGGCTGGCGCAGAAGAGTCTCTCCGCGCACGACACGCTGCTGCTGGACGAGGCCGAATCGCTGCTGCGCCTCGGCGAGCAGCGCTATGCGCTATTCCACGACGCCCAGGGTGCCGCGACGGCCTATGCGCTCGCGGACCAGGCCCTGGCCGCCGTCAACGACGGCGCCTATTCCGGTGTGCGCCGTAGCCTGGCGGCCGAGCGGCAGGCGCTCCTGGCAAGCCGGCCGGCGGATCTGGAGACCGGCGTGGCCACGCTCGGGCGCCTGCGCGATAGCGTCGCCACCTGGCCGTTGAAGCCGGCCCTGCCGGCGGACAAGCGCGGCCACGACGACGGCGCCTGGGCCCGGCTGCTGCATGCCCTGGGCGGCGTCCTCAGCGTGCGTCGCGACGACGGCACGCCGCTGGCGGCCACCGATACCACGCTGGCGCGCGAACTCGTCGCGCTCGACCTGGCCCAGGCGCAGGCCGCGCTGCTCGCCCACGACACGCCGGGCGCCGCCGCGGCGTTGCGGCGGGTGGCCGCCGCGCTCGCGCGTTTCGACGACGCCGATCCCGGCGTGCAGGCCGCCCGCGAGGCGGTGACCGCACTGCTCGCGCAGCTCGCCCCGGCACCGCCGGTGCGGCTTGGCGGCGCCCTCGCCGAACTGCGCAACCTGCGCGCGGTGCATGCCCTGCAACAGGCGGCGCCGGCACCCGCCGCCTCGACCGGGACGCCGCCGTGA
- a CDS encoding heme biosynthesis protein HemY → MKAWRWVLLLVVIAALAAFAWPWLAEDPGYVLVRLRGWRVETTAIAALVLLLLAWALLVLLWRLLGWPFGALNRRHRRISRRRLGEGLVALMEGRHGDAERDLQRAARLEALRGPALLAAAEAASRRGEYARALEILDQAGQAAPRAARVLRARTLRRAGKPAEALALLVPEADARTLTPGGWRELALAALAAGDLRRARSALEPLRQSGALGPKAYAELESRILTASLAAAADAAELNTLWSQLPKTQRRVPAAVEAYARRAIAFGLLLPAMDELEAALHREWSPALVRAWAALGDVDAAASLARAEGWLASHPNDPALLYALGRLSMKLGQWAKARQYLERALALAPDPAAWEALADVHAALGEWTQAQAAYRNALAVTRGEKVAAPLAEARPGVIDTRPIALEERDEHGVPRLRP, encoded by the coding sequence GTGAAAGCCTGGCGCTGGGTGCTGCTGCTGGTGGTGATCGCGGCGCTCGCCGCCTTCGCTTGGCCCTGGCTGGCCGAGGATCCGGGCTACGTGCTGGTGCGTCTGCGCGGCTGGCGGGTGGAGACCACGGCGATCGCCGCGCTGGTCCTGCTGCTCCTGGCCTGGGCGCTCTTGGTGCTGCTGTGGCGTTTGCTCGGCTGGCCGTTCGGCGCCTTGAACCGGCGTCACCGGCGGATCAGCCGGCGTCGCCTCGGCGAGGGTCTGGTGGCGTTGATGGAAGGCCGCCACGGCGATGCCGAGCGCGACCTGCAGCGTGCCGCGCGCCTGGAGGCCCTGCGTGGCCCGGCCCTGCTCGCCGCCGCCGAGGCCGCCTCGCGGCGGGGCGAATACGCCCGCGCGCTGGAAATCCTCGACCAGGCCGGCCAGGCCGCGCCGCGCGCCGCCCGCGTGTTGCGCGCACGCACCCTGCGCCGCGCCGGCAAGCCGGCCGAGGCCTTGGCCCTGCTCGTCCCGGAAGCCGACGCCCGAACGCTCACGCCCGGCGGCTGGCGGGAACTGGCGCTGGCCGCGCTGGCCGCCGGCGATCTGCGCCGCGCGCGCAGTGCGCTGGAACCCTTGCGGCAGAGCGGCGCGCTCGGGCCCAAGGCCTATGCCGAACTCGAATCGCGCATCCTCACCGCCAGTCTCGCCGCGGCAGCCGACGCCGCCGAGCTCAACACCCTGTGGTCGCAGCTGCCCAAGACCCAGCGGCGCGTGCCCGCGGCGGTGGAAGCCTATGCCCGGCGCGCCATTGCTTTCGGGCTGCTGCTGCCGGCGATGGACGAACTGGAGGCGGCCCTGCATCGGGAATGGTCGCCGGCCCTGGTCCGTGCCTGGGCCGCACTCGGTGACGTGGACGCCGCCGCGAGCCTGGCGCGCGCCGAAGGCTGGCTGGCCAGTCATCCCAACGACCCGGCGTTGCTGTACGCGCTGGGCCGGCTCAGCATGAAGCTCGGCCAATGGGCCAAGGCGCGCCAGTACCTCGAGCGTGCGTTGGCGCTCGCGCCCGACCCCGCCGCCTGGGAGGCGCTGGCCGACGTGCATGCCGCGCTCGGCGAGTGGACGCAGGCGCAGGCGGCCTATCGCAATGCGCTCGCGGTGACGCGCGGCGAGAAGGTGGCCGCGCCGCTGGCCGAAGCGCGCCCGGGCGTGATCGATACCCGCCCGATCGCGCTCGAGGAACGCGACGAACACGGCGTGCCGCGGCTGCGTCCCTAA
- the rsgA gene encoding ribosome small subunit-dependent GTPase A, whose amino-acid sequence MNTSVAIDRLRRIGWRGDALPPPGRRLARVVVQHRAGYELHDGEHLFGAQPAGYFLKRGLDPAERPAVGDFVEVEDGRPPHIVAVQPRRSVLARAAAGERYARQIIATNIDYVFVLTGLDADFNPARIERYLALIEGSGAQPVVLLGKRDLRTPEEVAVAVETVHARVGAAVPVHAINAKDAATATLLAPYLKPGDSAVLVGSSGAGKSTLTNTLLGTEAMATGTVRERDGRGRHTTTRRALLMLPSGGCLIDTPGMRELKLTGEEELELFADIEALAAQCRFADCGHGSEPGCAVQAALDRGELSPERWRHYLKLRDEREEQAATLEARLRRERGHRGPDRPHGPHRRERD is encoded by the coding sequence ATGAACACCAGCGTTGCCATCGACCGCCTGCGCCGCATCGGCTGGCGCGGTGACGCGTTGCCGCCGCCGGGGCGCCGGCTGGCGCGGGTGGTGGTGCAGCATCGCGCCGGTTACGAGCTGCACGACGGCGAGCACCTGTTCGGCGCCCAGCCGGCCGGGTATTTCTTAAAACGCGGCCTCGATCCGGCCGAGCGGCCGGCGGTCGGCGATTTCGTCGAGGTCGAGGACGGCCGCCCGCCGCACATCGTCGCCGTACAGCCGCGCCGCAGCGTGCTTGCCCGCGCGGCGGCCGGCGAGCGCTATGCGCGCCAGATCATCGCCACCAACATCGACTACGTGTTCGTGCTGACCGGCCTCGATGCCGACTTCAACCCGGCGCGCATCGAGCGCTATCTCGCCTTGATCGAGGGTTCCGGCGCGCAGCCGGTGGTGTTGCTCGGCAAGCGAGACCTGCGCACGCCCGAGGAGGTCGCCGTCGCCGTGGAGACGGTCCATGCCCGTGTCGGCGCCGCCGTTCCGGTCCATGCGATCAACGCCAAGGATGCGGCCACCGCGACGCTGCTCGCGCCGTACCTGAAACCCGGCGACAGCGCCGTGCTGGTCGGCTCCTCCGGGGCCGGCAAGAGCACGCTCACCAACACCCTGCTCGGCACCGAGGCGATGGCCACCGGCACGGTGCGCGAGCGCGACGGCCGCGGCCGCCACACCACCACGCGGCGGGCGCTGCTCATGCTGCCCTCCGGCGGTTGCCTGATCGACACGCCCGGCATGCGCGAGCTCAAGCTCACCGGCGAGGAGGAACTCGAGCTCTTCGCCGACATCGAGGCCTTGGCCGCGCAATGCCGCTTCGCCGACTGCGGCCACGGCAGCGAGCCGGGCTGCGCCGTGCAGGCCGCATTGGACCGCGGTGAACTCTCGCCCGAACGCTGGCGGCATTACCTCAAGCTGCGCGACGAGCGCGAGGAACAGGCCGCCACGCTGGAGGCGCGCCTGCGCCGCGAACGCGGCCACCGCGGGCCGGATCGCCCGCACGGCCCGCACCGGCGCGAGCGCGATTGA
- a CDS encoding class I SAM-dependent methyltransferase, with protein MSPIHPAAAQGYAVRADAYASGRPGYPPAVQGWLRDALGLGPGKRAVDLGAGTGKFTPNLRATGAYVLAVEPVAAMRAQLQQRHPGLAVLGAAAEHLPLPDACVDAVVCAQSFHWFANPAALAEIRRVLKPGGALGLIWNVRDERVDWVAALAAIVAPCEGGAPRYHSQHWRKLFPAPGFGPLREQRFAHGHRGPPAQVILERTRSVSFIAALAPQAQQAVMMKVQALIDATPELAGQAEVVFPYETMCLGCRREH; from the coding sequence ATGTCCCCGATCCATCCCGCTGCCGCGCAAGGCTATGCCGTCCGGGCGGATGCCTATGCCAGCGGACGCCCCGGTTACCCGCCCGCGGTGCAGGGCTGGCTGCGCGATGCGCTGGGGCTTGGCCCGGGCAAGCGGGCGGTCGACCTCGGCGCCGGCACCGGCAAGTTCACCCCGAACCTGCGGGCGACCGGTGCGTACGTACTCGCGGTCGAGCCGGTGGCGGCGATGCGCGCGCAACTGCAGCAGCGCCACCCCGGCCTCGCCGTGCTGGGCGCCGCCGCCGAACACCTGCCGTTGCCCGATGCCTGCGTGGATGCCGTGGTCTGCGCGCAATCCTTCCACTGGTTTGCGAATCCGGCGGCGCTGGCCGAGATCCGGCGCGTCTTGAAGCCGGGCGGCGCGCTCGGGTTGATCTGGAACGTACGCGACGAGCGCGTGGACTGGGTGGCCGCGCTCGCCGCCATCGTGGCGCCCTGTGAAGGCGGGGCACCGCGCTATCACAGCCAGCACTGGCGGAAACTGTTCCCCGCGCCGGGCTTCGGGCCGCTGCGCGAGCAGCGCTTCGCCCACGGCCATCGCGGCCCGCCCGCGCAGGTGATCCTCGAACGCACCCGCTCGGTCAGCTTCATCGCCGCGCTTGCACCGCAGGCGCAGCAGGCGGTGATGATGAAGGTCCAGGCGCTGATCGACGCCACGCCCGAACTCGCCGGCCAGGCGGAAGTCGTCTTTCCCTACGAGACCATGTGCCTCGGTTGCCGCAGGGAACACTGA